In Glycine soja cultivar W05 chromosome 10, ASM419377v2, whole genome shotgun sequence, the genomic stretch CCTAAATAGtggtagaaaaaaaaactaatgctCTTTTTGTCAGAAGCAGAATTTTGGTCTGACTGGGAAACATAAACTTTAGAAAGACATGTGTGGCTTCTGTTCCTTTGTCAATGTAGGATCTCACTGCATTTTGACAATTTTCATTTTGGTAATAAAGGAATGACTTAGTGATGTAGGACAGGAACCAAGAGTTATGCATAAGTTCAAGTGCTTACATTAATGGTTTATTTGTAGTCCCAACACCCTAAGAAGATAATTCAAAACAGAATGAAATTCTAAATAACAATTAACGATAAATAATCCCAAATTGAAACCTTAATTTCCTAAACAAAATAGCCAAAGCCAGTAACAGTTGACACTTGACATTAACATCTATTAGTATTAATTTCAGCTTAATGTTCACTTTAGCAAAAAAACCGTTGAGTATTGACCCCAGATGGAGCAATGCATTTGTAGGACactaaatacttttttatacaGCTGAAGTGGGAGTTGTATTTTGATTGCACATCTACATCTTAATGCAGCATTATTTGTTTAATTCCTTTTCATAAACCAAATTACTGGTGGTCCATTCGACACTCATCATTTGGAATCTCAAATTTATGGTTGTTCTGTCAAAGGTTTATGTGTTAATTGGTTTGAATTATGACTATTAGTATGTTCTATGTAATAAACTTCAAGTGTTTTATACTAAAACTTCATCTAAGGGCGTCCCTATAATCTCTTTggatttaaggataaaaaataacatgtaacCCTCCATTAGCTATGGTAGTAGAAttactcttgatttttttttaagaataattgaTTTGCATAAGTTGGAGAAGTAAGACTGTACATCTACCCTCCCCAGACCTCACTACGTAGGAGCCTTGCAAACTAACTTctccttttaaatttctttgcACAAGCTGTTTACTCGTGCCTCCGCCCTCGTTATTGATATCCATTTTTTCGGTTTTGTTTAGCCGTCCATTGCTATCGTTCTGGGATTTGTTGGGGTTAAGATGATCCTCGACTATTTTGGTGAGTATACATTGCCTCTCCacttaacaatttatacaaaaaaattgcTGTAATTGATTTTTCACATCTCCTCATTCATGCCTTCAGGATTCCATGTCTCAACGGAGGCATCTCTTGCTTTTGTAGCCTCAAGTCTTACCATTGGAGTGGTATTAAGTCTGGCTAACAAGTCTGATTAGCTTAGAAACTCAATTCCAACTCATCATGAATTGAGCTCTATATGATTAGCTTAAATTTCATCATCCTCTCTACCCCTACACACCCCCTCCTccccaaaacaataaaaaacccatgttttcttcttttatgttGAAAACCCTGTAGTGAGAATGATTTGTTTAATACATTGGTGTCAATTGCCCATAGAGGAATAATTTGTAGCCTGTACTATAGCTTAAGTTGATGTTCAATGCTAAAATATGGTATCTGTTGTAATGTTCACTTCACATAATGGTccaacattaattttattttattatagaaCAAACAAGTCCTAAATTgtcagttaaaatatttttatttatttaaaacttttcatttttatggaTTTACAGAAATTCACACAAAAATAATGGGTTGAAAAATGTGTTGCcattattttaatgaataaaagtaTTTGTTTCTGATCTTTCTTTAATAGAAGATTCTAGTATCTGGTTTTGTTAGGTAAACAAGTGGAAATTTaccaacaaaattttattttcttctctttcaaagTAGCAAAAGGCAAAGCTATCGGCATCGCTGATGAGTGATGATGGAAAATGCAACACTATAGGATCATTTTCATCGGTGATAATAACTTGATAAACGACTCCAAACaacgattatttttttttgttgcttatTGCTTATTAATTAGTACTTAATAGTTCTAAATGTAGAACTTCTCTCTTTAATCACATCACAAgaattaaaattcttaattaatttaatttgtgacattaattttatcaacaatttgtattttttttataaaaaaataatgggaCTGCATTCTTTTAACTCCTTTCcactattcataaaaaaaaactgatttccacttaattaattaatatatttcacttaattaataattttttgcattCTGTACAAAATTACGTAGTGaatgagacattttgactagtGATCTTTCTTATTCCTGTGAGAGAAACAGaacccaaaaaattaatttaaagagttcttataaaaaattatcaagacAAATTTCTCAGGATCATTAACCCTCAAATTAACCCACTTTAATAATGTAATTGACTAAGATATACTAGTTCCTTAACTTTAAGCTAACTGCAAAGTACAAACTAACCGATTTTAATAATGTAATTGACTAAGATATAGTTCCTTTAAGCTACTACTTTAAAATTGCTCTAAAAGGTTAAGTTGCTTGAATGTAGACAGGATTTTGATTAAGATTCAGATTCAGATACCTGTCCAAGTCCACGCAACTGTGTACGAAAATTCTTCATTTTCTAATTGGTTTGTGCCAAGCATCGTGTTTGGTTGAAGTTTAGGCCcagtttggttttttttttttttggttttttgttgagtaatttaaagttattttgaaATATCAATTAACCTGCTTTAACTCAAACACATAATAAATCATTTTGtgagaaaataattgtttttttagtacaataatttatttaaataaaaagtaattattgtTCTAAAATTTAACCATTAAAAGGACTTTTGTGATTGGAAATTTGAAACTACGTAATTTAAGTTTTTGAGTTGTTTTGTGAAACATTTTGTTCTACATATATGCAAACGTTTGGTATCACATTCAAATAATATGAATTTATACCATGAGCTAATTAAACAGTTTctattcaacaacaaaaaagagaGTTAAAAGTGTCTTATAAAGAATGCATCAAATACTAcctaattagtatttttaaatgaaatatttatgattttttcgaAAACTTTTATGTttcttcaataataattttttggcaACAAAGTCAAAGTTATACACTATATATGACTTTTATgtttaacaatatattttttctatgaatAATTATAAACCTTTTTGTACTACCAAAACATATTAAATTCTAAATAAGAAATTTAGtattgagaaatttttttaaatttatcctaAAAGTATGAGATAAtgataaaatgatatataaaatatgaaaaatttaaatttaatcattaaatatttaaaaagtgtaataaattaatattataaacaatttaataacaaattaatctcatgacttataatttaatctcaaattaatcctaaaaatataatttattattaaattaatatttaaatattaaatcacaaaataatctaataaatttaatttaaaacctGTTTATTGTAATTTCTGcacattaaaaaaactaaatctaTATTTTCATCAGTTTTGGGAACAAATTCTCAGAAGATTTTCTCAGATGGTAAGTTATGTCATGGCTGACGATGGGACATGCGGTTAGAGGTCTATAAAAGGGGCCACGAAACTCATCTGAACTTAGACACCATTCTGATTTTGTCCATCCAAACCTTAAAAAGATTCAGTGAAGAACAACGTTAATGGCATCTCTGTATGAAAAAAATCTTCATTTTCTACTCAGTctctgtttcttttttattccaaCACTTTCATCTTCTCTAACACTCTCTCTTTGTAACTGACACAGTGGTGTGCAAGCAGTTCATCCTCCTCCATTAACATCCACCTCCGACCCACCTCCTCTTTTTGATGGCACCACCAGGTTAATTCCTCTTCACACTCCAAAATTCACCTCCTTTTTCCATGGAAGTTTCAACTTTTCACATGAccatgttcttattttttttactatttattgaTTTAGGTTGTACATCAGTTATTCTTGCCCCTATGCACAACGTGTATGGATCGCTCGGAACTTCAAGGTTGTTTCTTCGTTCTGTCCTCTTTCTAGAATAATCTATTCATATATTCGATTCCAATTTCCATGGCTTTATTTTATTCGCCTTGCTTTTTAGTTATGATGTTAAATATTCTATTATTgcctttttttaattgttagtcCTAAGTGTCTGTTTGttgtgttttctttaatttattctttctgTCACTGTTATTTCTCATCATGTTAATTAAAAACTACAGGGACTAAAAGACAAGATCAATTTGGTCCCTATAAACCTTCAAGACAGGCCAGCTTGGTATAAGGAGAAAGTCTACCCTGAAAATAAGGTCAGTAACTTAGGCAACAGAGGGTAATAAGGCtatgtttggattaaagtttGGAAAGTACGTTTATGAATTCCAATCCaccaaatgaagaaggaaaatattctTGTTGCTTCCAAAGTAAAAGTAATTTTGAGCTCTCCCAACTTCAATCCGAATATGCACTGAATTGGTTGTTGCTATGTGACTTGACTGAGATAATTTGATTCAGCCAGTTGATAAGTGACTTTGTTCCCCTAAAATATGTATATAGGTGCCATCCTTGGAGCACAATGGCAAGGTGTTGGGAGAAAGTCTTGATTTGATCAAATATGTAGATGAAAACTTTGAAGGGACACCTTTGTTTCCCAGAGTAAGAACTAAGACTGCACATTATCTTTTTGCCCTTCATGGCTTCTCATCTCTTTTCAATTGTTGGAGTGAATTAATGATGTTATGCTGAAAATTTTTTAGGATCCTGCCAAGAAAGAGTTCGGAGAGCAATTGATAT encodes the following:
- the LOC114369264 gene encoding glutathione S-transferase L3-like isoform X2; translated protein: MASLGVQAVHPPPLTSTSDPPPLFDGTTRLYISYSCPYAQRVWIARNFKGLKDKINLVPINLQDRPAWYKEKVYPENKVPSLEHNGKVLGESLDLIKYVDENFEGTPLFPRDPAKKEFGEQLISHVDTFSRDLFVSLKGDAVQQASPAFEYLENALGKFDDGPFLLGQFSLVDIAYIPFAERFQIVFAEVFKHDITEGRPKLATWFEELNKLNAYTETRVDPQEIVDLFKKRFLSQQ
- the LOC114369264 gene encoding glutathione S-transferase L3-like isoform X1, coding for MASLGVQAVHPPPLTSTSDPPPLFDGTTRLYISYSCPYAQRVWIARNFKGLKDKINLVPINLQDRPAWYKEKVYPENKVPSLEHNGKVLGESLDLIKYVDENFEGTPLFPRDPAKKEFGEQLISHVDTFSRDLFVSLKGDAVQQASPAFEYLENALGKFDDGPFLLGQFSLVDIAYIPFAERFQIVFAEVFKHDITEGRPKLATWFEELNKLNAYTETRVDPQEIVDLFKKRFLASSKM